A genomic region of Enterococcus sp. 12C11_DIV0727 contains the following coding sequences:
- a CDS encoding helix-turn-helix domain-containing protein, translated as MKEGAILEQLGINIRKLRKVRGMTQEELAENAKTTKQSILKIEKGETIPLSTTLYAIASSLGTTVETLFSEDIEFSQTSENIVLDVLRKQASFNELHRNILEDSKDDEFDKVKLEKERKLLLSELDIDNLSNKKLHELIFLKQVFDLENARKEYLDSSNNQKL; from the coding sequence ATGAAAGAAGGTGCTATTTTGGAGCAATTAGGAATCAATATTAGGAAATTACGTAAAGTCAGAGGCATGACACAGGAAGAACTGGCAGAAAATGCTAAAACAACGAAGCAAAGTATTTTAAAGATCGAAAAAGGAGAAACAATTCCTCTGAGTACGACTCTTTACGCGATTGCATCTTCATTAGGCACGACTGTTGAGACTCTTTTTAGTGAGGATATTGAGTTTAGTCAGACTTCTGAAAATATAGTTTTGGATGTTTTGAGGAAACAAGCCTCATTTAATGAACTACATAGAAATATTTTGGAAGACAGTAAAGACGATGAATTTGATAAAGTAAAGTTAGAGAAGGAGAGGAAACTTCTTCTTTCGGAGTTAGATATAGACAATCTAAGTAACAAAAAACTGCATGAACTTATTTTTTTGAAACAGGTATTTGATTTAGAAAACGCTCGAAAGGAATACTTAGATAGTAGTAATAATCAGAAATTGTAA
- a CDS encoding toxin-antitoxin system YwqK family antitoxin, which yields MEDKQTDKILTKKYILEHGTNFEYLANGGKHGLEIVEFDENDNERVFTGLAYELYENGNLESYMFVRDGIKQGATVRFYSNGNIESISNMIDNVPEGKRIEYYENSAIKIEEERTGGFLMTFVKYDEDGNIIEEKKEPTDFDKMMVRKFG from the coding sequence TTGGAAGATAAACAAACTGATAAAATTCTAACAAAAAAATACATTTTAGAACATGGAACTAATTTTGAATACTTAGCTAATGGTGGTAAACACGGCTTAGAGATAGTCGAATTTGATGAAAATGATAATGAAAGAGTGTTTACTGGTTTAGCTTACGAATTGTATGAGAATGGCAATTTAGAGTCTTATATGTTTGTTAGAGATGGGATTAAACAAGGTGCAACAGTAAGATTTTATTCTAATGGTAATATTGAATCCATTAGTAACATGATTGATAACGTTCCCGAAGGAAAAAGAATTGAATATTACGAGAATAGTGCTATTAAGATTGAAGAAGAGCGAACAGGTGGTTTTCTTATGACCTTTGTCAAATATGATGAAGATGGAAATATTATAGAAGAAAAGAAAGAACCTACAGATTTCGATAAAATGATGGTTAGAAAGTTCGGTTGA
- the essC gene encoding type VII secretion protein EssC, with product MPLGLRGKDDIVYLNLHEKAHGPHGLVAGTTGSGKSEIVQSYILSLAVNFHPYDVAFLLIDYKGGGMANLFRNLPHLLGSITNLDGTQSMRALISINAELKRRQRLFSENNVNHINQYQKLYKNGDVSEPMPHLFLISDEFAELKSEQPEFMKELVSTARIGRSLGIHLILATQKPSGVVNDQIWSNSKFKLALKVADKADSMEMLKTPDAAEITQAGRAYLQVGNNEIYELFQSAWSGADYQPEKDDQQIEDHTIYLVNDLGQYEILSEDLSGLENADDVKQIPTELDAIIDGIHEVAERENITPLPRPWLPPLEERIASSTLHPVDFREEWLTEKQPLEPVLGVVDVPSMQAQNTLRLNMTQEGHMTVFSSPGYGKSTFMQTVVMDLARVHSPERLNVYLLDFGTNGLLPLKKLPHVADTMSIDEEEKIEKFARRINDELKRRKKLLSEFSVASLDMYERASGKEEPIILILLDGFEGMKGAKFEEILEKVITQVAREGAGIGIHLLLSAGRQNSMRATLSSNIKTQVVLKMIDDSEPRAIVGRTTLTIDDLPGRGLIKLEEPELFQTALPADGEDTLQIIEAIQEEVNDMDEHWTGARPEPIPMVPEILTEEYFVNMPSVQQDLATPNLFPVGIDFEEVQSVSWDSYRSNLLFAYGKIQEAEQFGKQLLSQLLQKEHQVILLDTANSPLYELHDKVSALATEKEQYHDLLNALKIRLEEREEQYTIEREKQGQLSPTEFYRGLKPMYILLNNVNKVVSEMDTLNQTLLVKLLTEAHQVGIYFVSIADIFELSKGYDDISKVLKRAEEVILTVRLNDQSIFSPGNKNYKEPMLAEDEAYYLINNMAYLFKQCK from the coding sequence GTGCCTTTAGGTTTACGTGGAAAAGACGATATTGTCTACTTGAACTTACATGAAAAAGCCCACGGGCCTCATGGTTTAGTCGCTGGTACGACTGGTTCTGGTAAATCCGAGATCGTGCAGAGTTATATTTTAAGTTTAGCCGTGAATTTCCATCCTTATGATGTGGCTTTCCTACTGATTGACTACAAAGGTGGGGGTATGGCGAACTTGTTCCGTAACCTACCTCACTTATTAGGGAGTATTACCAACCTAGATGGCACTCAAAGTATGCGTGCCTTGATTTCCATCAATGCCGAGCTAAAACGCCGTCAGCGCCTTTTCTCGGAGAATAACGTGAATCATATCAATCAGTATCAAAAATTATATAAAAATGGCGATGTTTCTGAGCCTATGCCTCACCTCTTCCTAATTTCGGATGAGTTCGCCGAGTTAAAATCAGAACAGCCTGAGTTTATGAAGGAATTGGTTTCTACGGCTCGGATTGGACGTTCGTTGGGGATTCACTTGATCCTTGCGACGCAAAAACCAAGTGGTGTGGTCAATGACCAAATCTGGAGTAACTCGAAATTCAAATTAGCATTGAAAGTGGCGGATAAAGCCGATTCAATGGAAATGTTAAAAACACCAGATGCGGCAGAAATCACCCAAGCTGGGCGTGCCTACTTGCAAGTGGGGAATAATGAGATTTATGAATTGTTCCAAAGCGCTTGGAGTGGGGCGGATTATCAGCCTGAGAAAGACGATCAACAGATTGAGGATCATACGATTTACTTGGTTAACGACCTTGGTCAGTATGAGATTTTAAGTGAAGATTTAAGTGGCTTGGAGAATGCGGATGATGTAAAACAGATTCCGACTGAACTAGATGCCATTATTGATGGGATTCATGAAGTAGCGGAACGTGAAAACATTACCCCACTTCCACGTCCTTGGTTACCACCGTTGGAAGAACGGATTGCTTCTTCTACCCTTCATCCTGTGGACTTTAGAGAAGAATGGTTGACGGAGAAACAGCCGCTTGAACCAGTTCTTGGTGTAGTGGATGTGCCGAGTATGCAGGCGCAGAATACCTTGCGTTTGAATATGACGCAAGAAGGTCATATGACGGTTTTTAGTAGTCCTGGGTATGGGAAAAGTACGTTTATGCAGACGGTTGTGATGGATTTGGCGAGAGTGCATAGTCCAGAGCGGTTGAATGTGTACTTGCTTGATTTTGGGACGAATGGACTGTTACCTCTTAAAAAATTACCGCATGTCGCAGATACGATGAGTATTGATGAAGAAGAGAAAATCGAGAAATTTGCGAGACGGATCAATGATGAATTAAAACGTCGTAAGAAGTTGTTGAGTGAGTTTTCTGTGGCTAGTTTGGATATGTATGAACGTGCTAGTGGGAAAGAAGAACCGATTATTCTTATCTTGTTAGATGGATTTGAAGGTATGAAGGGTGCGAAGTTTGAAGAGATTCTTGAGAAGGTTATCACTCAGGTCGCTCGTGAAGGTGCTGGAATCGGGATTCATTTACTTCTATCTGCTGGTAGACAAAATTCAATGAGAGCGACTCTTTCAAGTAATATCAAGACGCAAGTTGTATTGAAGATGATTGATGATTCAGAGCCAAGAGCGATTGTTGGACGTACCACATTAACGATTGATGACTTGCCTGGTCGTGGCTTGATTAAGTTGGAAGAACCTGAGTTGTTCCAAACTGCTCTTCCAGCGGATGGTGAAGATACCTTGCAAATTATTGAAGCGATTCAAGAAGAAGTGAATGACATGGATGAACATTGGACAGGTGCTAGACCTGAACCAATTCCGATGGTGCCTGAAATATTAACAGAAGAATACTTCGTAAACATGCCAAGTGTCCAACAAGATTTAGCAACACCTAACTTATTCCCAGTTGGGATCGACTTTGAAGAAGTACAGAGCGTTTCTTGGGATAGTTATAGAAGCAACCTCCTATTTGCTTACGGAAAAATACAAGAAGCGGAGCAATTCGGTAAACAACTCTTGTCTCAATTATTACAAAAAGAACACCAAGTTATTTTACTTGATACAGCAAATAGTCCTTTATATGAGTTACACGATAAAGTATCGGCACTAGCAACAGAAAAAGAGCAGTACCATGATTTACTAAATGCTTTAAAAATACGCTTAGAAGAACGTGAAGAACAATATACAATTGAAAGAGAAAAGCAAGGTCAACTTTCTCCTACAGAGTTTTATAGAGGTTTGAAACCTATGTATATTTTACTAAACAATGTTAATAAGGTCGTTAGTGAAATGGATACCCTAAATCAAACTTTATTGGTAAAATTATTAACAGAAGCACACCAAGTCGGCATCTACTTTGTTTCAATTGCAGATATTTTTGAATTATCAAAAGGATACGATGATATAAGTAAAGTTCTTAAACGAGCAGAAGAAGTCATTTTAACTGTCCGATTAAATGATCAAAGTATCTTTAGTCCAGGCAATAAAAACTATAAAGAACCTATGTTAGCAGAGGATGAGGCCTATTATCTAATAAATAATATGGCATATCTATTTAAACAATGTAAATAG
- a CDS encoding DUF5081 family protein, which produces MMTETKVTRNDVFHLYELYLMAEATENEVIFGLPDKSVYAITDPHYLETAKEAIQEKGILDEEGHISEGGFFVIKALQEYATSKKYVQLNNLMIAFSESEPDELIVLTEVENQTYYQIKVIDKRLVLKDLFDSLPIIQREPLSDETEFTLKKLRNRERRSILEEEVGENVLSIAVFDTNAGQTEEEFAQWLYFMEEDKLCAVNVEEESYYRASQYWLMKELFDSLEIPYPQESEGK; this is translated from the coding sequence ATGATGACCGAAACAAAAGTAACACGAAATGATGTTTTCCATTTATACGAATTATATTTAATGGCTGAAGCTACAGAAAATGAAGTGATTTTCGGCTTACCTGACAAAAGTGTCTACGCTATTACTGATCCACATTATTTAGAAACAGCCAAAGAAGCTATTCAAGAAAAAGGTATTTTAGATGAAGAAGGTCACATTTCTGAGGGCGGATTCTTTGTTATAAAAGCCTTACAAGAATATGCAACTTCTAAAAAATATGTTCAGCTAAATAATTTAATGATTGCTTTTAGTGAAAGTGAACCTGATGAACTAATTGTGCTTACCGAGGTAGAAAATCAAACCTATTATCAGATAAAGGTGATTGATAAACGCCTTGTGTTGAAAGATTTGTTCGATTCACTACCAATTATTCAACGAGAACCTCTATCTGATGAGACGGAGTTTACCTTGAAAAAACTCAGAAATCGCGAAAGAAGATCCATTTTAGAAGAAGAGGTCGGAGAAAATGTTCTTTCCATTGCAGTTTTCGACACAAATGCAGGACAAACAGAAGAAGAATTCGCGCAATGGCTTTATTTTATGGAAGAAGACAAACTTTGTGCGGTTAATGTTGAGGAGGAATCCTACTATCGAGCCAGTCAGTATTGGCTAATGAAAGAACTGTTTGATAGCTTAGAAATTCCTTACCCACAAGAAAGTGAAGGAAAGTAA
- a CDS encoding helix-turn-helix domain-containing protein, which translates to MTIIYNRLWKLLIDKEMTKTQLRKEIGIGTATLAKLSANEKVSMDVIERICVALDCQPGDIMEFVSEDR; encoded by the coding sequence ATGACGATAATTTATAATCGATTATGGAAGTTGTTGATAGATAAAGAAATGACAAAAACACAACTACGTAAAGAAATAGGGATAGGAACGGCTACTTTAGCGAAGCTCTCTGCAAATGAAAAAGTATCGATGGATGTTATTGAGAGGATATGTGTGGCTCTTGATTGTCAACCAGGGGATATTATGGAGTTTGTTTCTGAAGATAGATAA
- a CDS encoding Imm59 family immunity protein, giving the protein MEENEVNKIIQDEGLTNFNLFEKHPVKENEVVIKKENKSWEVFSTSEKGSAEGIKVFQNESEALDNFTERLRAKNKVLEYFRKKGL; this is encoded by the coding sequence ATGGAAGAAAATGAAGTTAATAAAATAATACAAGATGAAGGACTAACAAATTTTAATCTATTTGAAAAACATCCTGTGAAAGAAAATGAAGTAGTAATAAAAAAAGAAAATAAATCTTGGGAGGTTTTTTCTACTAGTGAAAAAGGGAGTGCAGAAGGTATTAAGGTATTTCAAAATGAAAGTGAAGCATTAGATAATTTTACTGAACGATTAAGAGCAAAAAATAAGGTATTAGAATATTTCAGAAAAAAAGGACTATAG
- a CDS encoding Imm59 family immunity protein: MNMEEVKETIKKENLSNYSLFNQDNPKENELGIAKDNNSWKVYARNERATEEGVHFFDNENDALDSFVKRLRANKTLDDLKR, encoded by the coding sequence ATGAATATGGAAGAAGTCAAAGAGACTATAAAGAAAGAAAATTTATCTAATTACAGTCTTTTTAATCAAGATAATCCAAAAGAAAATGAGTTAGGAATAGCTAAAGATAATAATTCTTGGAAAGTCTATGCACGTAATGAGAGAGCTACCGAGGAAGGTGTGCATTTTTTTGATAATGAAAATGATGCATTAGATAGTTTTGTAAAAAGACTACGAGCTAACAAAACTTTGGATGATTTGAAAAGGTAG
- a CDS encoding glycohydrolase toxin TNT-related protein (This protein contains a domain related to Tuberculosis Necrotizing Toxin, which is the C-terminal effector domain of outer membrane channel protein CpnT, and which has a lethal NAD+-glycohydrolase activity.) produces MVDEWKNYLKNNPGAKDLSYADYQKAALYSGAFEYESISDGQKKKEFWFNMAALATTVVVGIVCPPAGMVLGAALGGYEMLNAGIGKDLISGRELGTGERWFRFGAGALGVFGGVKGLTSFSKNISMVKGASSTKMEHVVKMMQNSSRSSYKQIQVVAKTMRTHSIIKQTTCSGDELERYLRNHWAGGDQIADDFLKTGKWPEKIQVPKSSSVLTKNGAIDWAQVPNDGFVLDDAGNAIKNGHTPEIGTQFDRYGSADGRFTSPLENGKVYDYDQRSLPFIEEMSKYHKYEVTGNFNDIVSKIENADTGLKEVIKSYMIDKSLTYDDLIIQASDIASGFGSTGGGIQWQMPLPLEMLTDLGLITKL; encoded by the coding sequence ATGGTTGACGAGTGGAAAAACTATTTAAAAAACAATCCTGGCGCAAAAGATTTATCTTATGCGGATTATCAAAAAGCAGCTCTTTACTCTGGAGCGTTTGAATACGAATCTATTTCAGATGGACAGAAGAAAAAAGAATTTTGGTTCAACATGGCTGCACTTGCAACGACTGTTGTCGTAGGAATCGTTTGCCCACCAGCTGGTATGGTTTTAGGCGCTGCGTTGGGTGGATATGAAATGCTTAATGCTGGTATTGGTAAAGATTTAATAAGTGGACGTGAATTGGGCACTGGTGAACGTTGGTTCAGATTTGGTGCTGGAGCTTTAGGTGTCTTTGGTGGTGTGAAGGGACTAACTTCTTTCAGTAAAAATATTAGTATGGTTAAAGGTGCATCATCCACTAAGATGGAACATGTCGTGAAAATGATGCAGAATTCTAGTCGTAGTAGCTATAAACAAATTCAAGTAGTTGCTAAAACAATGCGCACACATTCAATTATCAAACAAACAACTTGTAGTGGTGACGAACTAGAACGATACTTGCGAAATCATTGGGCCGGTGGGGATCAAATTGCAGATGATTTCTTAAAAACTGGGAAGTGGCCAGAAAAAATTCAAGTGCCCAAATCATCAAGTGTTCTAACGAAAAATGGCGCTATTGATTGGGCTCAAGTACCCAATGACGGTTTTGTTTTAGATGATGCTGGTAATGCTATTAAAAATGGTCACACACCTGAGATTGGTACCCAATTTGATCGCTATGGTTCAGCAGATGGTCGTTTCACCTCACCATTAGAAAATGGAAAAGTATACGACTATGATCAAAGGTCATTGCCTTTTATAGAAGAAATGTCCAAATATCATAAATATGAGGTTACTGGTAATTTTAACGATATAGTATCAAAAATTGAGAACGCAGATACAGGATTAAAAGAAGTTATAAAATCCTATATGATTGATAAGAGTTTAACATATGATGACTTAATAATCCAAGCTAGTGATATTGCCAGTGGTTTTGGGTCAACTGGCGGTGGTATACAATGGCAAATGCCACTACCTCTTGAAATGTTAACTGACCTAGGACTGATAACAAAACTTTAA
- a CDS encoding YwqJ-related putative deaminase, with amino-acid sequence MADVKYTQSSWEKMGRDLGNLIGSGWGKGVHEELNDVTKNLEKAEDNIATYDEDGIISFSHTDRSSQYKEIGEKLKVLKDFTGQVNTILSTEIDDPFYKEMDAYVTAVRDLDITEYSVSNSLGIKETRTAYAMGSNMTYEVKKDKINLNDILNGDNPVGKAMVDEWKNYLKNNPGAKDLSYADYQKAALYSGAFEYESISDGQKKKEFWFNMAALATTVVVGIVCPPAGMVLGAALGGYEMLNAGIGKDLISGRELGTGERWFRFGAGALGVFGGVKGLTSFSKNISMVKGASSTKMEHVVKMMQNSSRSNYKGIMSQAKALQAAQMANSTATRGKYANRLDYLHGKYGKMSKTELNQRMNLRGETMQELENIRKATSKNKLGPAFAGAFDKTTGKYNFAINNYDGLPPNKWAPQLEKLFVDVPDHVKGSYEFTKGFGSHAEIYAANEALLANPNANIKDIVINVVRTGQNKAKPAGMMFTRCPHCAYLLEGFDIISEVSKVGR; translated from the coding sequence ATGGCAGATGTAAAGTATACTCAAAGTAGCTGGGAAAAAATGGGACGTGACTTAGGAAATTTAATTGGTTCTGGATGGGGTAAAGGTGTTCATGAAGAATTAAATGATGTCACTAAAAATCTAGAAAAAGCAGAAGACAATATCGCAACCTATGACGAAGATGGGATTATCAGTTTCAGTCATACCGATCGTAGTAGTCAGTATAAAGAAATCGGTGAAAAATTAAAAGTACTAAAAGATTTTACAGGGCAAGTTAACACTATTTTATCTACTGAAATCGACGATCCTTTCTATAAAGAAATGGATGCCTATGTAACTGCTGTAAGAGATTTAGATATCACAGAATACTCTGTTTCTAATAGCTTAGGAATAAAAGAAACTAGAACGGCTTACGCTATGGGAAGCAACATGACGTATGAGGTAAAAAAAGATAAAATAAATCTTAATGATATTTTAAATGGGGACAACCCAGTTGGCAAAGCGATGGTTGACGAGTGGAAAAACTATTTAAAAAACAATCCTGGCGCAAAAGATTTATCTTATGCGGATTATCAAAAAGCAGCTCTTTACTCTGGAGCGTTTGAATACGAATCTATTTCAGATGGACAGAAGAAAAAAGAATTTTGGTTCAACATGGCTGCACTTGCAACGACTGTTGTCGTAGGAATCGTTTGCCCACCAGCTGGTATGGTTTTAGGCGCTGCGTTGGGTGGATATGAAATGCTTAATGCTGGTATTGGTAAAGACTTAATAAGTGGACGTGAATTGGGCACTGGTGAACGTTGGTTCAGATTTGGTGCTGGAGCTTTAGGTGTCTTTGGTGGTGTGAAGGGACTAACTTCTTTCAGTAAAAATATTAGTATGGTTAAAGGTGCTTCATCCACTAAGATGGAACATGTTGTGAAGATGATGCAGAATTCTAGCCGTAGTAATTATAAGGGGATAATGAGCCAAGCGAAAGCTCTTCAGGCTGCTCAAATGGCTAACAGCACTGCAACTAGGGGGAAATACGCAAATAGGTTAGATTATTTACATGGAAAATATGGTAAAATGTCTAAAACAGAGTTAAATCAAAGAATGAATTTACGTGGCGAGACAATGCAAGAATTAGAAAATATCAGAAAAGCCACTAGTAAAAATAAACTTGGACCTGCTTTTGCAGGAGCATTTGATAAAACTACAGGAAAGTATAATTTTGCAATAAATAATTATGACGGACTCCCACCTAATAAATGGGCTCCACAGTTAGAGAAACTTTTTGTAGATGTTCCAGATCATGTAAAAGGTTCTTACGAATTTACAAAGGGATTTGGTTCTCATGCAGAAATATATGCCGCCAATGAAGCGCTATTAGCGAATCCTAATGCTAATATTAAAGATATTGTAATTAATGTAGTTAGAACTGGTCAAAATAAGGCAAAACCAGCAGGAATGATGTTTACTCGATGCCCTCACTGTGCTTACTTACTAGAAGGATTTGATATAATATCGGAGGTGTCAAAAGTTGGAAGATAA
- a CDS encoding endonuclease V — protein sequence MIEMQEQFKLEQEKWLSKIDLHNKFQINDLKFVAGVDLAYWSKYGKEYGVCCIIIIDYVTKSIVEKVNYYGEIEVPYISGFLAFRELPLILKAVEKLSIKPDLYMFDGNGYLHARHMGIATHASFYLNKPTIGVAKSYLKIDGAEFKEPKNEVGAFEFIQTQNEIYGLVLRTRKDVKPIYVSCGNWIDLETAKKITLHFVNEKSRLPITTRYADLETHEIRRIYKLR from the coding sequence ATGATAGAAATGCAAGAACAATTTAAATTAGAACAAGAAAAATGGTTATCAAAAATTGATTTGCATAATAAATTTCAAATTAATGATCTTAAATTTGTTGCTGGAGTTGACTTAGCATACTGGAGCAAATACGGAAAAGAGTATGGTGTTTGCTGCATTATCATAATAGATTATGTTACAAAATCTATTGTTGAAAAAGTGAATTATTACGGAGAAATTGAAGTTCCTTACATTTCTGGCTTTTTAGCTTTCCGAGAACTACCACTGATTTTAAAAGCTGTAGAAAAATTATCTATCAAACCAGATTTGTATATGTTTGATGGAAACGGCTATTTACATGCTAGACATATGGGAATTGCTACACATGCGTCATTTTATTTAAACAAACCAACAATTGGCGTAGCAAAATCTTATTTAAAAATTGATGGAGCTGAATTTAAAGAACCTAAAAATGAAGTTGGAGCTTTTGAATTCATACAAACCCAGAACGAGATATACGGCTTGGTTCTTAGGACAAGAAAAGATGTAAAGCCTATTTATGTTTCTTGTGGTAATTGGATTGATTTAGAAACAGCTAAAAAAATTACCCTTCACTTTGTTAACGAAAAAAGTCGGCTACCTATAACGACAAGATATGCAGATTTAGAAACTCATGAAATAAGAAGAATATATAAATTAAGATAA